A genomic stretch from Hemiscyllium ocellatum isolate sHemOce1 chromosome 27 unlocalized genomic scaffold, sHemOce1.pat.X.cur. SUPER_27_unloc_30, whole genome shotgun sequence includes:
- the LOC132808084 gene encoding zinc finger protein 239-like, translating into MVKPEESHTVEKPWKCCDCGRGFHAPSVLEIHRGERPFSCPECGKAFSDSSILLRHQWIHIGKRPFSCPECRKGFTRSSALLTHLRVHTGEKPFSCPECRMAFSRSSHLLRHQRVHTGERPYSCLQCGKCFTQPSNLLTHQRIHTRERPFSCPECGKDFAVSSNLVAHRRVHTGERPFSCPECRKAFSDSSALLKHQRVHTGERPFSCPECGKRFTFSRNLRKHQRGHQRSQQSDSTANTAVSPPQD; encoded by the exons ATGGTGaaaccagaggaatcccacactgtggagaaaccgtggaagtgttgcGACTGCGGGAGAGGCTTCCATGCCCCATCTgtcctggagattcatcg aggggagaggccattcagctgccctgagtgcgggaaggccttcagtgattcctctattctgctgaggcaccagtggaTCCACATCGGGAAAAGGCCGTTCTCGtgccctgagtgcaggaagggcttcacccgctcttcCGCTCTGCTGACCCATCTGCGGGTCCACACGGGTGAGAAGCCCTttagctgccccgagtgcaggatgGCCTTCAGCAggtcttcccacctgctgaggcaccagcgggtccacactggggagaggccgtactCCTGCCTCCAGTGCGGAAAGTGCTTTACCCagccctccaacctgctgacccaccagcggatccacacccgCGAGAgaccgttctcctgccccgagtgcgggaaggatTTTGCTGTTTCCTCTAACCTCGtggcccaccggcgggtccacacgggggagaggccattcagctgccccgagtgcaggaaggccttcagcgattcctctgctctgctgaagcaccagcgagtccacactggggagaggcccttcagctgccctgagtgcgggaagaggTTTACGTTTTCCCGCAATTTGCGGAAGCACCAGCGGGGGCACCAGCGCTCACAACAGTCAGATTCCACAGCTAACACTGCTGTGAGTCCCCCCCAGGACTGA